The Limanda limanda chromosome 13, fLimLim1.1, whole genome shotgun sequence region aggttGGTGGAGAGTTGTCTCGGTTCTGTAGGACATGGAGGCCGGTGAGGGAGGACCGGGTCTTCATCCTGTGTACCGATGGGGTAGAGCTCGTTTAGCGGAGGTGCTAGTGCTAGCCTGAGCAGCTAGCCTGAGCAGCTAGCCAGAGCAGCTAGCCCAAGCAGCTAGCCCAAGCAGCTAGCTAGAGCAGCAGCCCCGGCGTTAACTGAAACTACGACTCTTCTTCTTAGATGTAGGTTAGTTAGAGCGCAGGAAGGAGACACAGGGGACAGCAGTCTAATCTGCTTCTCTGTGACTCGCCCCCAGAGGTACAGAGATACTCCAGCTACAGAGAACTTGAGTAACTTACTCACTGGGCAGTTTTTAAAGGATGGAGGATTTTTGGCTGCCTGGCGAAAACAACGGGGGACGTAGATGAGACATGATGACACATGATGGGACATGATGGGACAAGAAGAGACTTTATTGaaactttcagcttcttcacacattagatttttattgtgttatacatatataagataTTTAAAGTGACTgtgactcttgttcagtgagttcatgAACACACAATCAGTTTATctataaaacaacagcaaaattacttcttttaaacacattcatgtcagtgtaattatagatttctgtctttacaaagtgagaactaaatatgtgtaataaaggaaggtcagtgtttgattgacagctgatctctgtgcggagcagaaacgacgaactttgatcaacaaacatcgaaacaaaagaagttaaagatttaaacacagaatctaaatcacagCTTtcaatgactcgagtctatttgagtttacagaactcagctgtggattcataataataaaccgtaactccagcatagagcggctgagtgaatgtggtctggactctgtggaggagagtcatggtgtcagagacgctgtagaaggacagaacacctgcactgtgatccaggtacactcctactctggaggataGAGGACCTGATACCAGAGTGTGGATGCTGTTGTACTGAAACTTATAATTGTTTACATCAGAATATAACATCTAAGATTTATCATTTGATCCAAATCTACATTCATCTGAGTTTCCtactctgctgatattcttgtatgtgactgctacatccAATCCTCCTATCACCCCctgcttcacctccacctcccagtaacaacgtccaggcagactctctctactcaggacctgagcccaatgagtgaatctgtctgggtgattagaataagactgtACTACTCTcataaatgttacttttctgtttccctcagataataacagatatctgtttgctgtgtttggatccagtgtgatttcctgtgaatattttaagaagtcagctctggtctctggctctggttgtggcagtaaaacatccacttgagacacaatctgtagaatgtcctgtagtcgacctctgacctctgacacagctgctgtcacgtcctcaaagtccctcagaggacggatcctgaagctggatgagtgtgtagatccactgagtggtgacagtgaggggtagttgtgtagaaactggatgtgatcctctgtgtctgagagctgcttcagttcatggtctttcctcttcagctcagtgatctcctgctccagtctctcctgaagctctctgactcgactcacttcagtttcctgctgggatctgatctgctgcttcacatcagagcttcttttctccagcagacggatcatctcTGTGAAGATCTCcccactgtcctccactgctttatcagcagagccattgagggcctcctcctcctgttgaaatagcttcacgtctttctctgtgtcctggactctctgctggattgtttgtctcctcagcccgagctctctctgcctctcagtcctttctgctgcagctgacactgtgtcgtggtctttatgttcctccacagagcagagataacagatacactgctgatcagtgcggcagaacatcttcatcacctcgtcgtgaagagagcagatgttctcatggagcttctctgagggctccaccagcttgtgcttcttcaatgcagctgactgaagatgatgccggaggtgtttttcacaataagaggccaaacaaaccaaacaggacttgagagctttcagttttctcccagtgcagacatcacaggccacatcttcaggtccagcatagcagtgatcagcaggagcagcttggagtccagtcttcttcagctcctccactaaagcAGCTAACAAGGTGCTTTtcaccaggacaggcctcggtgtgaaggtctgtctacactgaggacagctgtagcttcctctctcctcctctttgtcccagtgggtgttaatacagctcttacagtagctgtgtccacagccagtagtcaccggatccttcagtagatccagacagatcgaacagcagaacgtttctctgtccagttgattttcttgctgctccatttcagctggtGCCAGTGACTGTggaacagtttcacttcctctgaacagaaacagatctctgctcctccccctctcgttcactccctgcagtgactcagctcccacagttcacagcttgttgttcactggttcttacactgacacatctgtgaagggaggagacacagacatgtcatgactgggaggagctggttgtgagTCTTTATCTTTGTTATCACATCTCAAAGTGAATAGTTAACCTGGGAACGGTCACATTCAGCTCACAACAGCACATGTTTAATATGAGTTTCCAGTAAAGTCATTTAAGTTCtttagtgaaataaaaacaaaatcagcgTTTTATATGTTGTCGTCTTTGAGTGTTTCCTGAGGCCCAGTGACGGGCTGAAAGCAAAGTCACCACATGAACCAACAGCAAGTTGCAGCTTAAAGTCTCGGTGAAGAGAGATTaaaatctgtgtctgtttgtttactcCTGTAAcacttgttgggacatggttttttttaaaccaatgtTCGGGCCTACATGTGCAATCAAAAGCCTGATGCCACATGACCTTTGTTCCGGAGAAAACGAGAGCCTcccgaactcagtctcccaggggcctcaacatcacacagaggtATGAAACCCGACAGGGGACATAAGGGTCAactcctattggtcactctgggaCCCAGGACCAGTGAGGTCCCAGGCCAATATAAGGCCAGTTCTTCCCCTCTTCGATCTCTCTTTCTGCAATCCCTCCGAGGAGAGAAGGCTGTCCAGCCTGGCTTTTTACGTAGTTGTTTTACATGACGTGAGGGATATTTTTATCCATGGTGGCTTGCCATAGTTTCCAGAGTTTTGTGCGGCATGATGTCGATTGGCATTGCTGACTCTGCTGTTTTGGCGGCAAAAGCAGCCGACGgccctggaggaggagtggaggttGGTGGAGAGTTGTCTTGGTTCTGCAGGACATGGAGGCGGATGAGGGAGGACCGGGTCTTCATCCTGTGTACCGATGGGCTAGAGCTCATTTAGCGGAGGTGCTAGTGCTAGCCTGAGCATCTGGCCCGAGCAGATAAGCCGAGCAGCTAGCCTGACTGAAGCCCAAACATTAGCGGAAACTACGACACTTCTTCTTCGATGTGTGTTAGTTAGGGCGGAGGAAGGAGACACAGGGGACAGCAGTCTGATCCGCTTCTCTGTGTCTCGCCCTGAGAGGGACGGAGATATAGCAAGTTTCTAAAGGATGGAGGATTTTTGGCTGCCAGGCAAAAATTACGGGGGACATGGCAGCTGACGTCTGTTCTCCGAACCTACCTCATCTTTCCCGAGTTGAGACATGATGGGACATGATGACACATTATGACACATGATGGGACATGATgggacatgaagagacatgatgagacatgatgggacatgaagagacatgatgagacatgacgagacatgatgagacatgaagagacatgacgAGACATGAAGACGAGCAGTCATGAACAGTAGCTGTCAGCTTATGATAGCTGATCACATGACCCCTTGTCCTGCATGAAGTAACGCGATGCTCCATTTATTATGAAGTTTATggtgaaactgtaaaatatcaaacctcattAACTTTTCTTAGTCACATGATCCGTCTGTAAACGAGCTGTTAAAAGCAGGAGCTCTGATGATAGACACATCCAGGAAGTAACAGGCTACGTGTGCAGATAGGTTCATACGGACAGAGCTGCCACACGGAGGTAAATATAACTTCACATCCAGTGTGATAAGAGCGACAGTTATATAATATCTACAGAAGTTAGGATTCTATTTTGTGTCACATGaatttttcaatttcacatgtTTTAGCCTCATAATTCTGTAATTCACAgcattatgatttaatatttatatatgtataaacagGCACAGGGTTAAAACTCATATTTCTGTTTCCATTTGAGACGTAGACGAGAAGCGTCTGTGATCACATGAATTCgacacttttttatttgtaaactgCAGCTTTTGATCGAGGATGAATCTAGAAATTGTTCAAATCCAACAATGTGAGCAGTGAGCAGCTGCTCTTTGAATCAAGCGTTTAAAGTTCAGAGAGTTGTTGTGTTCAACATGGTTGGAAACCAGCAGCTCAGACAAACCTGTTCTCGACTTTTAATGacaacagttacacacacagacacacacactctccaacaTGTCTTTGTAGCACTGAGGTCATCTAGCAGGTTTAATAGCTGCAGATTCCTCATCTCTGACATCAGCTGCCGTCCGGAGCCGAGGGTGTGGCGCAATCTGTCTCGGTTGCTAGGAGACATGCGTGTCAGTGAAACTCTTCTTATCAACGTGTGCAGagtttctttcctctgtcaCATGACGACTTCGCCCTGCACACGTCACCGTCTGTGTTAAACACTGAACTTCTGTCTCATTCAGAAAAACGACTTGATGACTTTGCACCACAAACTTGAGCCGAACACACCGGGTGTTTGTTAACGCTGCAAATCAAAAGAGCTGATCTGTGCCAGAAACACACTCCTGATAggttttgacctttgaccttcactgGATCAGCTGCAGAAACTGTCCATCGTCCTCAGTGTCTCATCATCCTCAGACTCGTTCACTTCACAGAAAACTGAATAAATCCAAACACCCTGGATCTGCTGAGGAAGTTTAATGATCGATGTGTGAGATCATCTTTTATTAGAACTTGAGTACTTCTGTGATCTGTCCTGAAAAGACAGGAACTGAACATGAAAACTGAAGTTTGTGGAGTTTCGAGAGGAAACTGCCTCAGTTCTTCTCTCTCAGGagtttcactttgtctccatcagctttgaatgaagacaaaagaacagactggatttattctttatttcaactttcagcttcttcacacattaggtttttattgttttatacatatatagagatttaaatgtatatagacatgtaaaagaaacacatgtgatgagagctgcagaacaaaccctcaGAGGGACTCGATCAGGACACTCTCTAATGGACCTGCAGGTTCAGATCAGGAAAATCAAGAAGAACAGAAACCtacgcagcagcagatcaataaGCCCGTTCActtaatatgtaaatacaatgaggaCGAGTGGATTCACACTTTACAGATATGAGccgtgataaaaacaaaccaggttccacatttacaatgtgaccaaacatcccataagacatgtggaaaagaaaagaacaaataaccAGCTCATTaatgaggatcaggatcaacacaggttctaaaacatcacacaacctgttttatactttgatttagaaaacaacagcaacattatttctttcaaacacattcatgtcagtgtaattatagatttctgtctttgcaaagtgagaactaaatatgtgataaaggaaggtcagtgtttgattgacagctgatctctgtgcggagcagaaaagTCACCATGACGAACTTTATTCAAcagaaaaaataagttaaagatttaaacacagaatctaaatcactgcttttaatgactcaagtctatttgagtttacagaactcagctgagGATCGTTGATAAACATAAACTCCAgcacagagaggctgagtgaatgtggtctggactctgtggaggagagtcatggtgtgagagacgctgtagaaggacagaacacctgcactgtgatccaggtatactcctactctggaggacacaggacctgacactggagtcttgatgctgttgtaatgaaacttataactgtttccatcaGAATATAAcatccaagatttatcatttgaTCCAAATTTAGATTCATTTATTTGCCTtactctgctgatattcttgtatgcgactgtTACATCAactcctcctctccccacctccacctcccagtaacaacgtccagtcagacgctctctactcaggacctgaggccaatcagtgaatctgtctgggtgttTAGAATAAGACTGATTTTCACTCATAcgttttacttttctgtttccctcagataataacagatatctgtttgctgtgtttggatccagtgtgatttcctgtgaatattttaagaagtcagctctggtctctggctctggttgtggcagtaaaacatccacttgagacacaatctgtaaaatctctgtctctgtctcactcagaatgtcctgtagtcgacctctgacctgtgacacagctgctgtcacgtcctcaaagtacctcagaggacggatcctgatgctggatgagtgtgtagatccactgagtggtgacagtgaggggtagttgtgtagaaactggttgtgatcctctgtgtctgagagctgcttcagttcatggtctttcctcttcagctcagtgatctcctgctccagtctctcctgaagctctctgactcgactcacttcagtttcctgctgggatctgatctgctgcttcacatcagagcttcttttctccagcagacggatcagctcagtgaagatctccccactgtcctccactgctttatcagcagagtcattgatggcctcctcctcctgttgaagcagcttcacgtctttctctgtgtccttgactctctgctggattgtttgtctcctcagcccgagctctctctgcctctcagtcctttctgctgcatctaagagtccagtcttcttcagctcctccagcaaatcagctaacatggtgtttttccccaggacaggcctcggtgtgaaggtctgtctacactgaggacagctgtagcttcctctctcctccccattgtcccagtgggtgttaatacagctcttacagtagctgtgtccacagacagtagtcaccggatccttcagtagatccagacagatcgaacagcagaatctttctccatccagttgattttcttgctgcgccatttcagctgctgccagagactgtagaacagattcacttcctctgaacacaaacagatctctgctccccccccccccctctctcgttcactccctgcagtgactcagctcCCACAGTTCACAGTTTGTTGTTCACCggttcttacactgacacatctgtgaagggaggagacacagacatgtcctgactggttgtgtttgaggaagaagttgttggtTTTTCAGGATTTACTGCATTTCACTACAATGAGCTGGTTGTGCGTTCTTTATCTGTGTTATCACATCTCAAAGTGAATAGTTAACCTGGGAACGGTCACATTCAGCTCACAACAGCACAGGTTGTAATATGAGTTTCCAGTAAAGTCATTTAAGTTCtttagtgaaataaaaacaaaatcagagTTTTATATGTTGTCGTCTTTGAGTGTTTCCTGAGGCCCAGTGACGAGCTGAGAGCAAAGTCACCACATGAACCAGCAGCAAGTTGCAGCTTAAAGTCTCAGTGAAGAGAGATTtaaatctgtgtctgtttgttcacTCCTGTAACAACACATATGATTCTCATCAGCTTTCaggctgtaaacacaacatggGAAAATCAAGAGTAGACGATTAACAACGACATCATCACTGCTAACGATTTAAATTTCTTCTTCTCAGGGTTTTCCGCCGTAGACGGAGGCCTCGCAGCTCGCTGGCCCGCCTCctcagtgatgtcacagagaGCTGCCAGTCGTGGCTGGGTGAGAAAGTCTTCAGAGGCGTCTTCGGGACGGGACCAAACCAGAaccgggaccaggaccgagAAGACGAGCGAGGTCCCGACTGGGCCACGAGCAGCCAGCAGGTCCTCGGGCCGGACGAGTCCTCCTGGGTCGGGTTGGGCAGCACCGAGCTGGAAGAGAGCCGCGGCTTCACTTACGGTAAAGTTCAGCCTCACATGACTCGACATGGTTCATGAACCAGAACATTTCTAACAAGACATTTTCTCCTCTCAGACCCGACAGAGATCCAATCCTGTCCCGACAAAGTGTCTCCGCCCCCGAGGCTGCTCATCCAGGAGGAGATTTGCTCTGAGATCTGTCAATCAAAGGAGCAGTTCACCCAGTCATCGGGTGGACTGTCAGAGGTCCCGCCCACTTCTGCTCTCTTCACCAATGCCTGCTGCTGTCAGGCGTCACCTGAGCACACGGGTCAGCATCGGTGTTATTGTTTCGATATCTGACACGTTAGCTTGTTCATCAGGGACGTCGGCCCAGATCTGACgtgattgtgtatttttctttcagGGTTAACGATGAAggcctttctcctcctcctcttctccgtcTTCATCTTCTCAACTCTTTACTCGAGGTAAAACTTTTAATATCTATGCTCTGGCAACAGCCACTGAGCAGAGGCGTTATGTTTCCAGGTCGACCGACtgcttgtgaacacgatatctgaAGAACGCctcgagagaatcctttcagatttgacGCACATGTTCACTTGGCCTCGCAGATGAACTGATTCCATTTGGATCAGAAAGGGTTTTGGCCTCTTGAGCATCAACGTCAAGATGCATAACCGAAATATCTCAAGTCTGGCTTTAGAGAATTTCTTcatatcattttaaatgtagtATATCAGGTTTACCAGGTGGGGGCGCACAACCACAGGATTATTTTAGTTAAACTTCATTATTTGTTCTGAATGTTTTCTGACAGAAGTTGTTTTTCCTTGGCTGCAGGTGTTTGTGGTGGAGCTCGACTGTTACTTCAACCGTGTTCATGACGATCACAACTTTTATGTGTAAGTatcacaaactcacacaaatgTTAGTTGTTAATATGAATTTTGTTGCTTGATTCATTTGATCTTCATTTTAAAGAAGTAAAGTTTACATGACCTCAAGTGTCCCGAGAAAATGAAATacgatttattttcttttgaaatcatcaatatCAGCTTTTAAAAACTTTTCACACTGAGATGTTTGAAAGGAAAAGTGTTTTATTCGtagttttgtgtctttcagtccTGACGAAGTCGGGGCCGATGGGCGAGTGGAGGAGGGCGAAGACGGAGGTGAGagtcaaaaaactaaaaagtgtCACTCCATTCCATCGACTGCCAGCGAAGACATAACGTTAACGCTTTCTCCCGATTCTGTTTCTCAGGACATCACATCCAGAAATGAGTAAACCAAGAAACGGAAGATAACTTCAaactggaggagagaaagaggagaagttcTGATGGAAACTCTGTCAAAATATTTATCCTTTCACTAAATGTTTGCATGTGAGTTGCTCTTAAAAGACCAAGTTATTCTGAGCTCCGGAAAACATTTCATAGCAACAACTGTTTGACAGTGAAACCTAAGATGAGACGGTTCTGATTGTAAATCCTTGTGAATCTGAAGAGACGCGTTTTTTACTCTGAAAATGAAACTAAAACTTTTAGATTTAAGCTTTAAATTTAAAAGAAC contains the following coding sequences:
- the tmem71 gene encoding transmembrane protein 71 gives rise to the protein MALFFSGAVTSSPIKRRLRANHSCQSLDESVLSPDSSYVCYSSVDGGDPSCCRRSPRLLTNGYYSVTEDSFSWDEDGNVSLTPCKTNVSYKENLVRVFRRRRRPRSSLARLLSDVTESCQSWLGEKVFRGVFGTGPNQNRDQDREDERGPDWATSSQQVLGPDESSWVGLGSTELEESRGFTYDPTEIQSCPDKVSPPPRLLIQEEICSEICQSKEQFTQSSGGLSEVPPTSALFTNACCCQASPEHTGLTMKAFLLLLFSVFIFSTLYSRCLWWSSTVTSTVFMTITTFMFLTKSGPMGEWRRAKTEDITSRNE